The Lucilia cuprina isolate Lc7/37 chromosome 5, ASM2204524v1, whole genome shotgun sequence genome includes a window with the following:
- the LOC111678730 gene encoding putative phospholipase B-like lamina ancestor, with product VSFVYIFGFKTAGTVLKVVGASWQKTRIGTYILIGAGLLVIGAFFISYIERPEYDGTYCATAFWTKKVGFQIEYWKQQNDLLNIPKGAARICYKDSIYENGWAQIEIETQRTFPDWVQAYGAGIIEGSLTWKQVYHQWLNTIQSSCERDEEAQNFCTWLRDLLTENYVKIKENAVLRQENDHYWHQISLYFNQLEGLETGYRQGAKRARSDLEEEIPFPDFLLMNSAADIQDLRIYYENYVVTGLNRTEEGDATGAEMADKNFNLPSATMLTKIFQADDSPTWQLLFGHSTAGSYASMLRIQKRYKFHYHFGPNQRTNTVPGVDITFTGYPGILASTDDFYVVKGRQVQSIVAGVGIKNNNLALWKTVNVNEAMPLAARVMAANRIAQNRKTWSKAMSRHPFTGSKQWITVDLNKLGPLDNLYRALEEDEKLDDKPVNLNPNDEAAITERLNRFKGLVWIAEQLPGRLHMKDVTEQFLSDNNTAWLANGTPYFEEILEASQVESGSYPVNLTPTDNEELTNLEAVDKFLRTHGFRGDLLGEDSSVAYGNIDIKLFAYNARLGVSDYHAFAGPVFMRLQHMQVRSIPEETSQSEGTINSSILDDRLSVTIDDAAELAELEMITERRPVRNDMKAFAMRQSGIGPFKWSSAQSNMADIEHAGHPDEWNFGKVSPKWAW from the exons gtttcttttgtttatattttcggCTTCAAAACGGCGGGTACAGTTTTAAAAGTTGTTGGCGCATCATGGCAAAAGACCCGCATTGGGACGTACATTCTAATCGGTGCTGGTTTGCTAGTGATTGGTGCCTTCTTCATTAGTTACATCGAACGTCCAGAATATGATGGTACCTATTGTGCTACGgcattttggacaaaaaaagtTGGCTTCCAAATCGAGTATTGGAAGCAACAAAATGATCTTCTTAACATTCCAAAAGGTGCTGCTAGAATATGTTATAAGGATTCGATATATGAGAATGG ttGGGCCCAAATCGAAATAGAAACACAACGCACATTTCCTGATTGGGTACAGGCCTATGGTGCCGGTATTATAGAAGGATCCCTAACCTGGAAACAGGTTTATCATCAATGGTTAAA CACCATCCAATCATCCTGTGAACGTGACGAAGAAGCCCAAAATTTTTGCACCTGGCTGCGAGATCTCTTAACGGAGAATTATGTGAAAATTAAGGAGAATGCCGTCTTAAGACAAGAAAACGATCATTATTGGCATCAAATTAGTTTGTATTTCAATCAATTGGAAGGTCTGGAAACTGGCTATAGACAAGGAGCGAAGAGAGCACGTTCTGATCTGGAAGAAGAAATACCATTTCCTGACTTTCTACTAATGAATTCGGCAGCCGATATACAAGATTTAAGAATCTACTATGAGAATTACGTTGTAACAGGGCTAAATCGTACTGAAGAGGGTGATGCAACTGGGGCGGAAATGGCAgataaaaactttaacttaCCCAGTGCCACTATGCTGACGAAAATCTTTCAGGCCGATGATTCACCCACCTGGCAGTTGTTATTTGGTCATAGCACAGCAGGCAGTTATGCCTCTATGTTGAGAATACAAAAACGCTATAAATTCCATTATCATTTCGGTCCCAACCAAAGAACTAATACAGTGCCGGGAGTGGATATTACCTTTACCGGTTATCCGGGTATTTTGGCCTCCACAGATGATTTCTATGTGGTAAAGGGTAGACAAGTTCAATCCATAGTGGCTGGTGTGggcattaaaaataacaatttagctTTGTGGAAAACGGTGAATGTTAATGAAGCCATGCCCTTGGCGGCACGAGTTATGGCCGCCAATCGTATAGCACAAAATCGTAAAACCTGGTCTAAGGCCATGTCACGACATCCTTTCACCGGTTCGAAACAATGGATTACTGTGGATTTAAATAAACTAGGACCTTTAGATAATTTATATAGAGCGTTGGAAGAGGACGAAAAATTAGATGATAAACCAGTAAACTTAAATCCCAATGATGAGGCAGCCATTACTGAACGTTTAAATCGTTTTAAGGGTCTAGTATGGATTGCCGAACAATTACCGGGACGTTTGCATATGAAAGATGTTACCGAACAATTCTTAAGTGACAATAACACCGCCTGGTTAGCTAATGGTACTCCctattttgaggagattttagAAGCTAGTCAAGTAGAAAGTGGTTCCTATCCTGTAAATCTTACACCTACGGATAATGAGGAGCTGACAAACTTAGAGGCTGTAGACAAATTTTTAAGAACTCATGGTTTTCGAGGAGATCTTTTGGGTGAGGATTCTTCGGTGGCTTATGGTAACATTGATATCAAACTATTTGCCTATAATGCACGCTTGGGTGTCAGCGATTATCATGCCTTCGCTGGTCCCGTCTTTATGCGTCTGCAGCATATGCAAGTAAGATCAATACCCGAGGAAACATCACAATCTGAGGGCACTATTAATTCCTCCATATTGGATGATCGTCTTAGTGTCACCATAGACGATGCTGCCGAATTGGCTGAATTAGAAATGATTACAGAACGAAGACCTGTAAGAAATGATATGAAAGCCTTTGCTATGCGTCAGTCGGGCATAGGACCGTTTAAATGGTCTTCAGCTCAAAGTAATATGGCAGATATAGAACATGCTGGCCACCCAGATGAATGGAATTTTGGCAAAGTTTCACCCAAATGGGCGTGGTag